Proteins co-encoded in one Aerococcaceae bacterium DSM 111021 genomic window:
- a CDS encoding Fe-S cluster assembly protein HesB, which yields MELIIEDKAIKWFEEEVGRAEGAGIRFKAMIYGSSPVHESFALQIEPSEPRSTLVEFTSENGLLFFVEKDDEWFFREHDLVVSFNDELNEPKYIYRKDGVDLN from the coding sequence ATGGAATTAATTATTGAAGATAAAGCAATCAAGTGGTTCGAAGAAGAAGTGGGTCGTGCTGAGGGTGCAGGGATTCGATTTAAAGCAATGATTTATGGAAGTAGTCCCGTACATGAATCATTTGCTCTACAAATTGAACCATCTGAACCACGTTCTACACTTGTAGAGTTTACTTCAGAGAATGGTTTATTATTCTTTGTTGAGAAAGATGATGAATGGTTTTTCCGAGAGCATGATTTAGTTGTATCTTTTAATGATGAATTAAATGAACCAAAATACATCTATCGCAAAGATGGCGTGGATTTAAACTAA
- a CDS encoding DUF1292 domain-containing protein, with protein MDNEHNHEHHNEHEYITIFDEEGNESLYEILFTFDSEDFKKSYVLVYPAGTIDEEDVELQAFSYTEAADGTTGALQPIQNEEEWDMVEEVLNTFLLDEDE; from the coding sequence ATGGACAACGAACACAACCACGAACATCATAATGAACATGAATATATTACTATCTTTGATGAAGAAGGGAATGAGTCTCTTTATGAGATTTTATTCACTTTTGATTCGGAAGACTTCAAAAAGAGTTATGTCTTAGTATATCCAGCAGGTACAATTGATGAAGAAGATGTTGAATTACAAGCATTTTCATACACGGAAGCTGCTGATGGAACGACTGGTGCTCTACAACCTATCCAAAATGAAGAAGAATGGGATATGGTTGAAGAAGTTCTGAATACGTTCTTATTGGATGAAGACGAGTAA
- a CDS encoding cell wall-active antibiotics response protein translates to MQKFLKQNIFIVFSISLVIILFDILLDWKTFGLVGLSFIFFIFGLFIGNRIIRLLIFVAGLFLLILSLLLIRSIWVLLLAIVLFLILFKSKDGNELIHFRDALILPKKTESNYYGIQLIEPQSEQRTILKQESIFESYKEKMLNYEWDDVNIVMFGGSHILDFGNTILPQGETTIVIRKMFGRTRLIIPNEIGVKLNISTISGGVVFESQRYSLTADNFRWMSPDYSNSNRKVNVIISVTFGDVEVIIL, encoded by the coding sequence ATGCAAAAATTTTTGAAACAAAACATTTTTATTGTATTTTCAATTAGTCTTGTCATTATTTTATTTGATATATTGTTAGATTGGAAAACTTTTGGACTCGTTGGACTTTCCTTTATTTTTTTTATTTTCGGATTATTTATTGGAAATCGGATTATTAGACTACTTATATTTGTTGCTGGATTATTTTTATTAATACTTAGTTTGCTTTTGATTCGATCAATCTGGGTATTGTTACTAGCAATAGTGTTATTCTTAATATTATTTAAAAGTAAGGACGGCAATGAATTAATACACTTTAGAGATGCTTTAATCCTGCCTAAGAAAACTGAAAGTAATTATTATGGTATTCAACTTATTGAACCTCAGAGTGAGCAAAGAACGATATTAAAACAAGAATCAATATTCGAATCTTACAAAGAGAAGATGTTGAATTACGAATGGGATGATGTAAATATCGTTATGTTCGGAGGCAGTCATATTTTAGATTTTGGAAATACTATTTTACCTCAAGGTGAAACAACCATCGTGATCAGAAAGATGTTCGGTCGAACACGGTTGATAATCCCAAATGAAATTGGAGTGAAGTTAAATATCAGTACGATTTCTGGAGGGGTTGTTTTTGAATCGCAGAGATACTCTTTAACTGCTGACAATTTCCGTTGGATGAGTCCAGATTATAGTAATTCAAATCGAAAAGTTAATGTGATAATATCGGTTACGTTCGGAGATGTTGAGGTGATTATATTATGA
- a CDS encoding response regulator transcription factor — MIKVLLVDDHEMVRLGVSSYLNVQPDIQVIGEAENGLMGYHHALDLKPDIILMDLVMDVMDGVESTQKIMEEWPEAKIIIVTSFIDDEKVYPAIKAGAKSYLLKTSSASEIADAIRATYGGDTVMGPEVTSKLLEYEDKSRQKQAHDDLTNRELEVLLLVSKGYTNQEIADELFITLKTVKTHVSNILSKLEVNDRTQATIYAYQHELV, encoded by the coding sequence ATGATTAAAGTATTACTAGTGGATGATCACGAGATGGTGCGTTTAGGTGTATCATCTTATCTAAACGTACAACCAGATATCCAGGTTATAGGTGAAGCTGAGAACGGATTAATGGGTTATCACCATGCACTTGATTTAAAACCAGATATCATCTTGATGGATCTCGTTATGGACGTGATGGATGGCGTTGAATCAACACAGAAGATAATGGAAGAGTGGCCCGAAGCAAAGATAATTATTGTCACATCTTTTATCGATGATGAAAAAGTGTATCCTGCAATTAAAGCGGGAGCGAAAAGTTATTTATTAAAAACGTCATCGGCAAGTGAAATTGCCGATGCAATTCGTGCAACTTACGGTGGAGATACAGTGATGGGACCCGAAGTGACGAGCAAGTTATTAGAATATGAAGATAAGTCACGACAAAAACAAGCACATGATGATTTAACAAATCGAGAATTAGAAGTATTACTTTTAGTATCTAAGGGATATACGAATCAAGAAATTGCCGATGAGCTATTTATTACATTAAAAACAGTAAAAACGCATGTTTCAAATATATTATCAAAGCTTGAAGTGAATGATCGAACACAAGCAACAATATATGCTTATCAGCATGAACTTGTTTAA
- the greA gene encoding transcription elongation factor GreA: MDQKVYPMTLEGKEKLELELEDLKVNKRKEIIERIKIARSFGDLSENSEYESAKDEQAFVEGRISSIENMIRFAEIIDDKDVAKDEVSLGRKVTFVEVPDGDEETYTIVGSAEADPLDYKISNDSPIAQAILGRKLNDVVSIQTPGGSFDVKIIKIEAAD, translated from the coding sequence ATGGATCAAAAGGTCTATCCAATGACTTTAGAAGGTAAAGAGAAATTAGAACTAGAATTAGAAGATTTAAAAGTTAATAAACGTAAAGAAATTATCGAGCGTATCAAAATTGCAAGAAGTTTTGGGGATTTATCAGAGAACTCTGAATACGAATCTGCTAAAGATGAGCAAGCATTTGTAGAAGGTCGTATCTCGAGTATCGAGAATATGATTCGTTTTGCAGAAATTATTGACGATAAAGATGTTGCGAAAGATGAAGTATCTTTAGGTCGTAAAGTAACTTTCGTTGAAGTGCCAGATGGGGACGAAGAAACGTATACAATTGTAGGTAGCGCTGAAGCAGACCCACTAGATTATAAGATTTCAAATGATTCGCCTATTGCACAAGCTATTTTAGGACGTAAATTGAATGATGTTGTTTCAATTCAAACTCCAGGTGGATCATTTGATGTGAAAATCATCAAAATTGAAGCTGCTGATTAG
- a CDS encoding sensor histidine kinase, producing MNFRLWTHLFLFQFLSFTTVIVIIFSLLIYELKLITLSEVFTVEFFQIPVYLIILASILTLSIVLAIILTVALSSPFEQIRARINWLLLGKYQNEIFRKELQGGNWFDASRQTSKDINRLRDKIVELSSDLQEYTAAPVFVGEDTKEEIIENERNRIARELHDSVSQQLFAATMMISAISDVTKREELPIYDSVIRVEEIIGNAQTEMRALLLHLRPVDLLDQRLDQGIKHLLQELDTKIPMEIHWSLAPVKVDSGIEDHLFRIVQEAMSNTMRHSKATKFEIYLTQDIHSIQLKIIDNGQGFDVKTAKQKGNYGLRNMEERVKSLGGTLNLISSNGKGTSIDIQIPISKREVNL from the coding sequence ATGAATTTCCGTTTATGGACACATTTATTCTTATTTCAATTTCTTAGCTTTACGACAGTTATCGTTATTATCTTTAGTTTATTAATTTATGAGTTAAAATTAATAACACTATCTGAAGTATTCACCGTTGAATTCTTCCAAATACCAGTTTATCTAATTATACTCGCATCTATCTTAACATTGAGTATTGTGCTTGCTATTATACTAACTGTGGCTTTAAGTTCGCCATTTGAACAAATTAGAGCTCGAATAAACTGGTTGTTATTAGGTAAGTATCAAAATGAAATTTTTCGCAAAGAATTGCAAGGAGGCAATTGGTTTGACGCTTCACGACAAACTTCGAAAGATATAAATCGTTTACGAGATAAGATTGTTGAATTATCCTCGGACTTACAAGAGTACACTGCTGCTCCTGTTTTTGTTGGTGAAGATACAAAAGAAGAAATTATAGAAAATGAACGAAACAGAATTGCTCGAGAGCTACATGACTCGGTTAGCCAGCAACTTTTTGCTGCAACAATGATGATATCAGCTATTAGTGATGTTACTAAGAGAGAAGAATTGCCTATATATGATTCAGTTATTCGAGTCGAAGAAATTATAGGTAATGCTCAGACTGAAATGCGAGCTCTATTATTACATCTGAGACCTGTAGATTTGTTGGATCAAAGATTGGATCAAGGTATTAAACACCTATTACAAGAATTGGATACTAAGATACCTATGGAAATCCACTGGAGTCTAGCACCAGTTAAAGTTGATAGTGGAATCGAAGATCATCTATTCCGTATTGTCCAAGAAGCGATGTCTAACACAATGAGACATTCAAAAGCGACAAAATTCGAAATCTATTTAACTCAAGATATCCATTCCATTCAATTGAAAATCATTGATAATGGTCAAGGTTTTGATGTGAAAACAGCTAAACAAAAAGGAAACTATGGACTTCGTAATATGGAAGAACGTGTTAAAAGTCTAGGAGGAACGTTGAATCTAATTAGTTCGAATGGCAAAGGGACATCTATAGATATACAAATACCAATTTCGAAAAGAGAGGTTAATTTATGA
- a CDS encoding IreB family regulatory phosphoprotein: MQSLDETILFKLDDINKHTVRETLEIVYSALEEKGYDPINQIVGYLLSGDPAYIPRHRDARNLIRRHERDEIMEKLVEFYLTQEER, encoded by the coding sequence ATGCAATCATTAGATGAAACAATATTATTCAAACTGGACGATATAAATAAACACACAGTTAGAGAAACATTGGAGATAGTCTATAGCGCACTTGAAGAAAAAGGGTATGACCCAATTAATCAAATAGTTGGTTATTTACTTTCTGGAGACCCTGCATATATACCTCGTCACCGTGATGCACGTAACTTAATACGTCGCCATGAACGTGATGAGATTATGGAGAAGTTAGTTGAATTTTATCTAACACAAGAAGAACGTTAA
- the ruvX gene encoding Holliday junction resolvase RuvX: MSKYQRSMGLDVGSKTVGVALSDLLGWTAQGLETIRIDEDANEFGIDRLNEIIKSENVSTVVIGLPKNMNNSIGPRAEASMRFGELVKEHHPDIKIVYQDERLTTSQAEKMLINEGNVSRKKRKQVIDKVAAVIILQNYLDSQPQL, encoded by the coding sequence ATGAGCAAATATCAAAGATCTATGGGACTAGATGTTGGTTCTAAGACTGTTGGCGTTGCTTTAAGCGACTTACTCGGTTGGACAGCTCAAGGCTTGGAAACGATACGAATTGATGAAGATGCGAATGAATTTGGGATTGACCGTCTTAATGAAATTATTAAATCAGAAAATGTCAGTACAGTTGTCATAGGCTTGCCAAAAAATATGAATAACTCGATTGGGCCAAGAGCAGAAGCATCAATGCGATTTGGAGAACTTGTTAAAGAACATCATCCAGATATTAAAATTGTTTATCAAGATGAGCGATTAACAACTTCTCAAGCTGAAAAAATGTTGATTAATGAGGGGAATGTTTCTCGGAAGAAACGTAAACAAGTCATTGATAAAGTAGCAGCTGTTATTATTTTACAAAATTATTTAGATTCACAACCACAACTATAA
- the udk gene encoding uridine kinase, whose product MGTKPVVIGVSGGSGSGKSSVSSRILETFEGLSVMLLQQDHYYKNQSELPFEERLKTNYDHPLAFDNDLFYEHLVTLIDGGAIEKPVYDFTNHTRSSKTVKEVSRDVIIVEGILILDDKRIRDLMDIKVYVDTDDDIRLARRILRDINERGRTVESVITQYVEVVKPMFHQFIEPTKRYADIIVPEGGYNQVAIDLLTTKIGTILNQK is encoded by the coding sequence ATGGGGACGAAACCAGTAGTAATTGGCGTTTCCGGTGGTTCTGGGAGTGGGAAGTCGAGTGTAAGTAGTCGTATACTTGAGACTTTCGAAGGACTATCAGTAATGTTGTTACAGCAAGATCATTATTATAAAAACCAAAGTGAATTACCGTTTGAAGAACGACTAAAAACAAATTACGATCACCCTTTAGCGTTTGATAACGATTTGTTTTATGAACATTTAGTAACTTTGATTGATGGGGGAGCTATCGAGAAACCTGTGTATGATTTTACTAATCACACGCGCAGTTCTAAAACTGTCAAAGAAGTTTCACGAGATGTAATCATTGTTGAAGGTATATTAATTTTGGATGATAAACGCATCCGTGATCTAATGGACATTAAGGTATATGTCGATACAGACGATGATATCCGTCTAGCGAGAAGAATACTTCGTGATATTAATGAACGAGGTAGAACGGTTGAATCAGTCATTACGCAATATGTTGAAGTAGTAAAACCGATGTTTCATCAATTCATTGAACCTACTAAACGTTATGCTGATATTATTGTGCCAGAAGGTGGTTACAATCAAGTTGCAATTGACTTATTAACAACGAAGATTGGAACAATCTTGAATCAAAAATAA
- the alaS gene encoding alanine--tRNA ligase, whose translation MKQLTSTEIRDLFLTYFKDKGHGVRPSASLIPVNDPTLLWINSGVATLKKYFDGTETPENPRITNSQKSIRTNDIENVGVTARHHTLFEMLGNFSIGDYFKEEAIEWAWEFLTSDKWLGFEPEKLYVTYYPEDLESKELWEAIPNFDSSHLVPVEDNFWDIGAGPCGPDTEIFYDRGEEYNNLSQDDPENYPGGENERWLEIWNLVFSEFNHMPDDTYVPLPHKNVDTGMGLERLVSVIQDTPTNFETDLFMPIIERIETLTDGIKYNETSDKKVSFKVIADHIRAVAFAISDGALPSNEGRGYIIRRLIRRSVMHGRRLGITTLFLSDLVPTITEIMGDYYSELVEKADFVQTVIKNEEERFHETIGDGELQLENILSQLTEEGKTIVSGKQAFQLYDTFGFPLELTEEMALDNNFTVDNEGFEVEMNKQRERARAARSNEDSMSVQSEALKAVTTDFEFVGHGQLSSDATIKAIVKDEDNLDHLPVNEEAWVFFNRSPFYAEMGGQVADSGGIYDGDELIAQVNDVQKAPNGQYMHKVKPISMRLNQGQSYTLVVNSKTRLKTNQNHTATHLLHQALKTILGEHANQAGSYVGPDRLRFDFSHFGKVTDEELKQIEMYVNDFIQNAVNVDITEMSIDEAKALGAMALFGEKYGDVVRVVNIGNESIELCGGTHVSNTNDIATFKLVSESGIGAGIRRIEALTGQAAIVYYQEKESMLQAVQAELKVKQAQQLLPRINQLQDELKEAHSKVESLSAKLLQEESGNLFNDVQEVEGVTFVSVSQDNQSVDGLRQLGDVWREKQVSNVLVAVSNQEDKATLLVFVDDETIAKGTKAGDIIKPLANLIGGGGGGRPQMAQAGGKNPAGIPDMIAAIPEAIISTLSEA comes from the coding sequence ATGAAACAATTGACAAGTACAGAGATTAGAGATTTATTTTTAACATATTTTAAAGACAAAGGCCACGGTGTACGTCCTAGTGCATCATTAATTCCAGTAAACGATCCCACTTTATTATGGATTAACTCTGGTGTAGCAACTCTAAAAAAATATTTTGATGGAACTGAAACACCAGAAAATCCAAGAATTACCAATTCTCAAAAAAGTATCCGTACCAATGACATTGAAAATGTAGGAGTCACAGCAAGACACCATACTTTATTCGAAATGTTAGGTAACTTTTCTATTGGAGATTACTTCAAAGAAGAAGCTATCGAATGGGCATGGGAGTTTTTAACAAGTGACAAATGGCTAGGGTTCGAACCAGAGAAGTTATATGTGACTTACTATCCAGAAGATTTAGAATCTAAAGAACTATGGGAAGCTATTCCTAATTTTGACAGCTCACACTTGGTTCCAGTAGAGGATAACTTTTGGGATATCGGAGCTGGACCATGTGGACCTGATACGGAGATTTTTTATGATCGTGGTGAAGAATACAATAATTTATCACAAGACGATCCAGAGAACTATCCAGGAGGAGAAAACGAGCGTTGGTTAGAAATTTGGAACCTAGTATTCTCTGAATTTAACCATATGCCTGACGATACGTATGTTCCATTACCACATAAAAACGTTGATACTGGTATGGGGTTAGAGCGTTTAGTCTCAGTTATTCAAGATACTCCAACAAACTTTGAAACTGATTTATTTATGCCAATTATCGAGCGCATTGAAACGTTAACAGATGGTATCAAATATAATGAAACCAGTGATAAAAAAGTTAGCTTTAAAGTAATAGCTGACCATATTCGTGCTGTAGCATTTGCGATTAGTGACGGAGCATTGCCATCAAACGAAGGGCGCGGTTATATCATTCGTCGTTTAATCCGTCGTAGTGTTATGCATGGTCGTCGTTTGGGAATTACGACATTATTCTTAAGTGATTTAGTACCAACAATCACAGAAATTATGGGTGATTATTATTCAGAATTAGTAGAGAAAGCTGATTTTGTTCAAACAGTTATTAAGAACGAAGAAGAACGTTTCCATGAAACAATCGGAGACGGTGAACTACAATTAGAAAACATCTTGTCACAATTGACAGAAGAAGGAAAAACAATCGTATCTGGAAAACAAGCTTTCCAATTATACGATACATTTGGTTTCCCGTTAGAATTGACAGAAGAAATGGCTTTAGATAACAATTTTACTGTTGATAATGAAGGCTTTGAAGTTGAGATGAACAAACAACGTGAGCGTGCGAGAGCGGCAAGATCTAATGAAGATAGTATGTCAGTGCAATCAGAGGCTTTAAAAGCTGTGACAACTGACTTTGAGTTTGTTGGGCATGGTCAGTTATCAAGTGACGCGACAATTAAAGCAATCGTTAAAGATGAAGACAACTTAGACCATCTGCCAGTCAATGAAGAAGCATGGGTATTCTTTAATCGCAGTCCTTTCTATGCAGAAATGGGTGGACAAGTAGCTGATTCAGGTGGCATCTATGATGGTGATGAATTAATTGCTCAAGTGAATGATGTCCAAAAAGCACCTAATGGTCAGTATATGCATAAAGTAAAACCTATTAGTATGCGTCTGAATCAAGGACAATCATATACCTTAGTAGTGAATAGCAAAACACGTCTAAAAACAAATCAAAACCATACGGCTACTCACCTATTACACCAAGCTCTTAAGACTATTTTAGGAGAACATGCTAACCAAGCTGGTTCGTATGTTGGTCCAGATCGTTTACGTTTTGACTTCTCGCACTTTGGTAAAGTGACTGATGAAGAATTAAAACAAATCGAAATGTATGTAAATGACTTTATTCAAAATGCAGTAAATGTGGATATTACAGAAATGTCTATCGACGAAGCAAAAGCTTTAGGAGCAATGGCACTATTTGGTGAAAAATACGGTGATGTCGTTCGAGTTGTAAATATTGGTAATGAATCAATTGAGCTATGTGGTGGAACGCATGTATCGAATACAAATGATATTGCTACATTCAAATTAGTAAGTGAATCAGGAATTGGCGCTGGTATCCGACGTATTGAAGCTTTAACAGGACAAGCTGCAATTGTATATTACCAAGAAAAAGAATCAATGCTTCAAGCGGTTCAAGCTGAATTAAAAGTTAAGCAAGCTCAACAACTATTACCTCGAATCAATCAATTACAAGATGAGCTAAAAGAAGCTCATTCTAAGGTTGAATCACTTTCTGCAAAATTATTGCAAGAAGAATCTGGAAACTTATTCAATGACGTACAAGAAGTTGAAGGCGTAACATTTGTAAGTGTTAGTCAAGACAATCAATCCGTAGACGGTTTACGTCAATTAGGTGACGTATGGCGTGAAAAACAAGTTTCTAATGTTTTAGTTGCAGTTTCGAACCAAGAAGATAAAGCGACGTTATTAGTATTCGTCGATGATGAGACCATAGCAAAAGGAACGAAAGCAGGAGACATCATTAAACCATTAGCGAATCTAATTGGCGGTGGTGGTGGCGGCCGTCCACAGATGGCTCAAGCTGGAGGGAAAAACCCTGCAGGTATTCCTGATATGATTGCTGCAATACCAGAAGCAATCATATCTACTCTATCTGAAGCATAG
- the mltG gene encoding endolytic transglycosylase MltG — translation MSKESWEDIKQRAKETETERVKERLWTNRIVRIIILLIIVITISTVVFGYFYITKALSPVNSDNNQITEVTIPFDSTSDDVADILKENGIIRQADIFGIYMKANNEEALQAGHYEFSPSMDAEQVLETIQAGGEPIFVDADTTVTVIEGATIEEIASVVNENTAITEEEFMETVQDEEFIASLQSQFPSLLEEVTQLENLIYTLEGYLFPATYDYFVGMTAKELITEMVGASNLNYQRLVDDLDNTYLSYHEVLSLASIIEREAITEEDRGIVSGVFYNRLEVGMPLQSDVTVLYALGEHREFVTYTDLEVDSPYNLYMYDGITPGPIGTPSYQAIVAAIYPTWNDYYYFVADIDTQEIYYSSTIEEHDALVEEYVNSRQASIEAEVADDESVNNEEDVEVEEITEDQAE, via the coding sequence ATGTCAAAAGAATCTTGGGAAGATATAAAACAACGAGCCAAGGAGACTGAGACCGAAAGAGTCAAAGAAAGATTATGGACGAATCGGATCGTCCGAATCATAATTTTACTTATTATAGTTATTACAATAAGTACAGTTGTTTTTGGATATTTTTATATAACAAAAGCTTTAAGTCCTGTTAATTCGGATAATAATCAAATAACAGAAGTAACAATTCCATTTGATAGTACATCCGATGATGTAGCTGATATTTTAAAAGAGAATGGTATTATACGCCAAGCCGATATTTTCGGGATTTATATGAAGGCGAATAACGAAGAAGCACTACAAGCTGGACATTATGAGTTTTCACCGTCAATGGATGCAGAGCAAGTTCTAGAAACTATCCAAGCAGGTGGAGAACCTATCTTTGTAGATGCAGATACAACAGTTACAGTCATTGAGGGAGCAACCATTGAGGAAATTGCTTCAGTAGTTAATGAAAATACAGCTATTACTGAAGAAGAATTTATGGAAACTGTGCAAGATGAAGAGTTCATTGCTTCACTCCAAAGTCAATTCCCATCATTGCTTGAAGAAGTTACCCAGTTAGAGAACCTAATCTATACATTAGAGGGCTATTTATTCCCCGCTACTTATGATTATTTTGTAGGAATGACGGCAAAAGAATTAATAACTGAAATGGTTGGAGCATCTAACTTAAATTATCAACGATTAGTGGATGATTTAGATAATACTTATCTTTCTTATCACGAGGTATTATCTCTTGCATCGATTATTGAGCGGGAAGCAATTACAGAAGAGGATCGTGGCATTGTCTCAGGCGTGTTCTATAACCGCTTAGAAGTGGGAATGCCATTACAATCTGACGTCACAGTATTGTACGCTCTAGGTGAACATAGAGAGTTTGTTACATATACAGATTTAGAAGTTGATTCTCCATATAACTTATATATGTATGATGGAATCACACCGGGTCCAATTGGAACACCGAGTTATCAAGCAATTGTTGCAGCTATTTATCCTACTTGGAATGATTATTACTATTTTGTTGCTGATATTGATACGCAAGAAATTTATTATTCAAGTACGATCGAAGAGCATGATGCCTTAGTCGAAGAGTATGTTAATAGCCGACAAGCATCTATCGAAGCTGAAGTAGCTGATGATGAGAGTGTAAATAACGAAGAAGATGTTGAGGTCGAAGAAATTACAGAGGACCAAGCTGAGTAA